One Festucalex cinctus isolate MCC-2025b chromosome 3, RoL_Fcin_1.0, whole genome shotgun sequence DNA window includes the following coding sequences:
- the cnot1 gene encoding CCR4-NOT transcription complex subunit 1 isoform X3, with protein MNLDSLSLALSQISYLVDNLTKKNYRASQQEIQHIVNRHGPEADRHLLRCLFSHVDFSGDGKSSGKDFHQTQFLIQECVSLISKPNFISTLCYAIDNPLHYQKSLKPSAHLFTQLSKVLKLNKVQEVIFGLALLNSSNTDLRGFASQFIKQKLPDLLRSYIDADLGGNQEGGFQDIAIEVLHLLLSHLLFGQKGASGVGQEQIDAFLKTLCRDFPQERCPVVLAPLLYPEKRDILMDRILPDSGELAKTIMESSLSEFMQEVGYGFCASLDECRNIILQYGVREVTASQVARVLGMMARTHSGLTDGIPLQSISAPGSGIWSDGKDKNDGSQVHTWNVEVLIDVVKEVNPNLNFKEVTYELDHAGFLIRDSKGLHIVVYGIQRGLGMEVFPVDLIYRPWKHAEGQLSFIQHSLMSPEVFCFADYPCHTVAIDILKAPPEDDNREIATWKSLDLVESLLRLSEVGQYEQVKQLFSFPIKHCPDMLVMALLQISTSWHTLRHELISTLMPIFLGNHPNSAIILHYAWHGQGQSPSIRQLIMHSMAEWYMRGEQYDQAKLSRILDVAQDLKSLSMLLNGTPFAFVIDLAALASRREYLKLDKWQTDKIREHGEPFIQACVTFLKRRCPSIMGGLAPDKDQPKSSQLPPETLATMLACLKSCAGSVSQELSETILTMVANCSNVMNKARQPPPGVMPKGRAPSTSSLDAISPVQMDPLTGMGSLNLGGTATSHPQSMQGFPTSLSSAFSNPQSPAKAFPPLSNTNPSTPFGGIGSLSSQLPGMDSGPLGSGIGTGIGSSLGMPAVSTDPFSTRKMSTPSLNPPTFQQSKMKASDLSQVWPEANQHFSKEIDDEANSYFQRIYNHPPHPTMSVDEVLEMLQRFKDSTIKREREVFNCMLRNLFEEYRFFPQYPDKELHITACLFGGIIEKGLVTYMALGLALRYVLEALRKPYGSKMYYFGIAALDRFKNRLKDYPQYCQHLASIAHFLQFPHHLQEYIEYGQQSRDPPVKMQGSITTPGSLALAQVQAQSQQPGLPKVPQPGQTSTLVTTTTTTTTAAKTTTITRPTPSSFKKDVPPSINTTNIDTLLVATDQTERIVEPPENVQEKIAFIFNNLSQSNMTQKVEELKETVKEEFMPWVSQYLVMKRVSIEPNFHSLYSNFLDTLKNPEFVKMVLTETYRNIKVLLTSDKAAANFSDRSLLKNLGHWLGMITLAKNKPILHTDLEIKSLLLEAYVKGQQELLYVVPFVAKVLESSLRSMVFRPQNPWTMAIMNVLAELHQEHDLKLNLKFEIEVLCKNLSLDINDLKPGNLLKDKDKLKSLEEQLSAPKKEAKPPDEMLPVSTSGDFVPFSAPPSTPAATTTPCTTTGPPTPQFSYHDINVYALAGLAPHININANIPLLQAHPQLKQCVRQSVERAVQELVHPVVDRSIKIAMTTCEQIIRKDFALDSEESRMRVAAHHMMRNLTAGMAMITCREPLLVSIAANLKNSFAAALRAPTPQQREMMEEAAARVAQENCELACCFIQKTAVEKAGPEMDKRLATEFELRKHARQEGRRYCDPVVLTYQAERMPEQIRLKVGGVDPKQLAVYEEFARNVPGFLPSNDLSQPTGFLAQPMKQQAWATDDVAQIYDKCMADLEQHLHAIPQALSMNPLTQALRSLLEAVALARNSRDGIAALGLLQKAVEGLLDATSGADNDLLLRYRECHLLVLKALQDGRAYGPQWCNKQITRCLIECRDEYKYNVEAVELLIRNHLVNMQQYDLHLAQSMENGLHYMAVAFAMQLVKLLLVDERSVSHVTEADLFHTIETLMRTCAHSRANAPEGLPQLMDVVRSNYEAMIDRAHGGPNFMMHSGISQASEYDDPPGLREKAEYLLREWVNLYHSAAAGRDSTKAFSAFVGQMHQQGILKTDDLITRFFRLCTEMCVEISYRAQAEQQHNPAASAAIIRAKCYHNLDAFVRLIALLVKHSGEASNTVTKINLLNKVLGIVVGVLIQDHDVRHTEFQQLPYHRIFIMLLLELNAPEHVLETINFQTLTAFCNTFHILRPTKAPGFVYAWLELISHRIFIARMLAHTPQQKGWPMYAQLLIDLFKYLAPFLRNVELNKPMQILYKGTLRVLLVLLHDFPEFLCDYHYGFCDVIPPNCIQLRNLILSAFPRNMRLPDPFTPNLKVDMLSEINIAPRILTNFTAVMPSQFKKDLDSYLKTRSPVTFLSELRSNLQVSNEPGNRYNIQLINALVLYVGTQAIAHIHNKGSTPSMSTITHSAHMDIFQNLAVDLDTEGRYLFLNAIANQLRYPNSHTHYFSCTMLYLFAEANTEAIQEQITRVLLERLIVNRPHPWGLLITFIELIKNPAFKFWSHDFVHCAPEIEKLFQSVAQCCMGQKQAQQVMEGTGAS; from the exons ATGAATCTTGACTCGCTCTCGCTGGCTTTGTCTCAAATCAGCTATTTGGTGGACAATTTGACAAAGAAAAACTACAGAGCCAGCCAGCAAGAAATACAGCAT ATTGTAAATCGTCACGGTCCTGAGGCAGACAGGCATCTACTTCGCTGTCTTTTCTCACATGTGGATTTCAGTGGCGATGGTAAAAGCAGCGGCAAGGATTTTCAccag ACACAGTTTCTGATCCAGGAGTGTGTGTCGCTGATATCAAAGCCCAACTTTATCTCGACTCTGTGCTACGCCATCGACAATCCCTTGCACTACCAAAAG AGTTTGAAACCATCTGCCCACTTATTCACTCAACTAAGTAAAGTTCTTAAGCTCAACAAGGTCCAAGAG GTAATATTTGGCCTTGCACTGCTAAATTCCAGCAACACAGACCTTCGGGGATTTG CTTCTCAGTTCATAAAGCAGAAGCTTCCCGATCTCCTGCGGTCATACATCGACGCAGATCTCGGCGGAAACCAAGAAGGTGGCTTCCAGGACATCGCTATAGAGGTCTTACACCTGCTGCTCTCCCATTTACTGTTTGGCCAGAAGGGAGCCAGTGGGGTCGGACAGGAACAGATTGACGCCTTCTTGAAGACACTTTGCCGAG ATTTCCCGCAGGAGCGCTGCCCTGTGGTGCTCGCACCACTGTTGTACCCTGAAAAACGGGACATTCTCATGGATAGGATCCTGCCTGACTCCGGGGAGTTAGCCAAGACTATAATGGAGAGTTCTCTTTCAGAATTCATGCAGGAAGTAGGCTACGGCTTTTGCGCCAG TTTGGATGAGTGCAGAAACATAATCCTCCAATATGGGGTGAGGGAGGTGACAGCCAGCCAAGTAGCTAGGGTCCTGGGCATGATGGCTCGTACCCACTCTGGCCTAACTGATGGCATCCCCCTACAG TCAATCTCTGCTCCTGGAAGTGGTATCTGGAGTGATGGGAAGGATAAGAATGACGGCTCACAGGTGCACACGTGGAATGTTGAGGTGCTCATCGATGTGGTTAAGGAAGTG AATCCAAACCTGAACTTCAAAGAGGTGACGTACGAACTGGATCATGCAGGATTCCTAATCCGGGACAGTAAGGGCCTGCATATAGTGGTGTACGGAATTCAGCGGGGTTTGGGCATGGAGGTATTCCCTGTTGATCTCATATATCGGCCATGGAAACACGCAGAAGGACAG TTATCATTCATTCAGCACTCTCTAATGAGCCCTGAAGTGTTTTGCTTCGCTGACTACCCTTGCCACACGGTGGCCATCGACATCCTTAAAGCGCCACCAGAGGATGACAACAGGGAGATTGCAACATG GAAAAGTCTGGATTTGGTGGAAAGCCTGCTTAGGCTATCAGAGGTTGGCCAGTACGAGCAGGTGAAGCAACTCTTCAGCTTTCCCATCAAGCACTGCCCGGATATGCTTGTTATGGCATTGCTGCAGATCTCCACCTCCTGGCATACATTGCGCCATGAGCTCATCTCTACCCTCATGCCCATCTTTCTGGGCAACCACCCTAACTCTGCTATCATCCTGCACTATGCCTGGCATGGACAG ggACAATCTCCTTCCATCCGTCAGTTAATTATGCATTCAATGGCTGAGTGGTATATGAGAGGTGAGCAGTATGACCAAGCCAAGTTGTCTCGCATCCTGGATGTGGCCCAGGACTTGAAG TCTCTCTCGATGCTGCTGAATGGTACTCCATTTGCCTTTGTTATTGACCTTGCTGCACTTGCCTCTCGCCGTGAATACCTCAAACTTGATAAATGGCAGACTGACAAAATTAGAGAGCATGGG GAACCTTTCATCCAAGCTTGTGTCACATTCCTGAAGAGGCGATGCCCATCCATTATGGGGGGCTTAGCCCCAGACAAGGACCAGCCTAAAAGCTCTCAGTTGCCTCCAGAGACCTTAGCCACCATGTTGGCCTGTCTTAAGTCTTGCGCTGG GAGTGTTTCACAAGAGCTGTCGGAGACTATCCTGACCATGGTTGCAAATTGCAGCAATGTTATGAACAAAGCCCGGCAGCCACCACCTGGAGTCATGCCTAAAGGTCGGGCCCCAAGCACCAGCAGCCTGGATGCCATTTCCCCTGTTCAG ATGGACCCTCTTACTGGCATGGGCTCCTTGAACTTGGGCGGCACAGCCACCTCCCACCCTCAGAGCATGCAGGGCTTCCCCACCTCCCTTAGTTCTGCTTTCAGTAATCCCCAATCGCCAGCAAAGGCATTTCCGCCACTCTCAAACACCAATCCAAGCACACCTTTTGGGGGTATTGGCAGCTTGTCCTCGCAGCTCCCCGGTATGGACTCTG GTCCCTTGGGCTCGGGCATCGGCACTGGTATCGGTTCTAGTCTTGGAATGCCAGCAGTAAGCACTGATCCATTCAGCACCAGAAAGATGAGCACACCGAGCCTGAACCCACCTACCTTTCAGCAGAGTAAGATGAAGGCCT CTGACCTTTCTCAGGTTTGGCCCGAGGCAAACCAGCACTTTAGCAAAGAGATAgatgatgaagccaacagtTACTTCCAGCGCATCTACAACCATCCGCCTCACCCGACTATGTCTGTGGATGAA GTTCTGGAGATGCTACAGCGATTCAAAGATTCTACCATCAAAAGAGAGCGGGAAGTGTTCAATTGTATGCTTCGGAACTTGTTTGAGGAATACCGTTTCTTCCCCCAATACCCGGACAAGGAGCTGCACATCACAGCCTGCCTGTTTGGTGGCATCATTGAAAAGGGTCTTGTCACCTACATGGCCCTCGGCCTTGCCCTCAGATATGTGCTTGAAGCCTTAAGAAAACCATATGGATCCAAAATGTATTACTTTGGAATTGCTGCCCTAGACCGGTTCAAAAACAG ATTGAAGGATTACCCCCAGTATTGTCAACATCTTGCATCAATTGCTCATTTTTTGCAGTTCCCCCACCATTTACAAGAG TATATTGAGTATGGCCAACAGTCACGGGACCCCCCGGTGAAGATGCAAGGCTCCATCACCACCCCAGGCAGTCTGGCGCTGGCACAGGTTCAAGCCCAATCACAGCAACCCGGTCTCCCAAAAGTTCCCCAACCGGGGCAGACGAGCACCCTTGTCACGACCACTACGACCACTACCACGGCCGCTAAGACCACTACCATCACAAGGCCAACACCCAGCAGCTTCAAGAAGGATGTACCT CCCTCCATTAACACTACAAATATAGACACTCTACTGGTGGCCACTGACCAAACGGAAAGGATTGTAGAACCTCCAGAGAATGTTCAGGAGAAGATTGCTTTCATCTTCAATAACCTTTCTCAGTCAAACATGACTCAAAAG GTAGAGGAGTTGAAGGAGACGGTGAAGGAAGAATTTATGCCTTGGGTGTCTCAGTATCTGGTGATGAAGCGTGTCAGCATTGAGCCCAATTTCCACAGTCTCTACTCCAACTTTCTGGACACACTCAAGAATCCTGAGTTTGTCAAAATGGTCCTTACAGAGACTTACAGGAACATCAAG GTTTTGTTGACATCTGACAAGGCTGCTGCCAATTTCTCTGATCGTTCATTGCTGAAGAACTTGGGTCACTGGTTGGGCATGATTACACTGGCCAAAAACAAGCCTATTCTCCATACA GATCTGGAAATTAAGTCGCTGCTACTGGAAGCCTATGTGAAAGGCCAACAGGAGCTACTTTACGTGGTTCCCTTTGTGGCCAAAGTTTTGGAATCCAGCCTGCGAAGCATG GTTTTCAGGCCCCAGAACCCTTGGACCATGGCCATCATGAATGTTCTCGCAGAGCTACATCAGGAACATGATCTCAAG CTTAACCTGAAATTTGAGATTGAAGTTCTTTGTAAGAACTTGTCTCTGGACATCAATGACCTGAAGCCAGGGAACCTGTTGAAGGATAAGGACAAGCTTAAGAGTCTCGAGGAGCAGCTTTcagcaccaaagaaagaagcaaaGCCGCCAGATGAAATGCTCCCAGTTTCTACATCag GAGACTTTGTTCCATTTTCAGCTCCACCCTCCACACCAGCTGCTACCACCACCCCTTGCACAACAACAGGGCCCCCCACCCCACAGTTCAGTTACCACGATATCAATGTGTATGCCTTGGCAGGCCTGGCACCACACATTAATATAAATGCCAAT ATCCCTCTTCTACAAGCCCATCCTCAGTTGAAGCAGTGTGTGAGGCAATCAGTTGAGCGTGCAGTCCAGGAGCTCGTGCACCCTGTGGTTGACCGCTCTATCAAAATCGCCATGACAACGTGTGAGCAAATCATCCGCAAGGACTTCGCGCTGGATTCGGAGGAGTCCCGCATGCGCGTGGCGGCACACCACATGATGAGGAACCTGACTGCCGGCATGGCCATGATCACTTGCCGAGAGCCTCTGCTTGTCAGCATTGCTGCTAATCTCAAAAACAGTTTTGCGGCTGCGCTGAGG GCACCGACTCCCCAGCAGAGGGAAATGATGGAGGAGGCTGCAGCCAGGGTTGCTCAGGAGAACTGTGAACTAGCATGCTGTTTTATTCAGAAGACAGCAGTGGAGAAGGCTGGCCCTGAAATGGACAAGAGGCTTGCTACG GAATTTGAGTTGAGGAAGCATGCACGCCAAGAAGGACGCCGTTACTGTGATCCAGTTGTTTTGACTTACCAGGCTGAACGAATGCCTGAACAGATAAGACTAAAG GTGGGAGGAGTGGACCCCAAGCAGCTAGCTGTGTATGAAGAGTTTGCAAGGAATGTTCCTGGTTTCTTACCCAGTAATGATCTCTCTCAACCAACAGGTTTCCTTGCTCAACCAATGAAG CAACAAGCGTGGGCCACAGATGATGTTGCACAAATCTATGACAAGTGCATGGCAGACTTGGAGCAGCATCTTCACGCCATCCCTCAGGCGCTCTCTATGAATCCCCTGACGCAAGCCCTGCGCAGCCTTTTGGAGGCTGTGGCCTTAGCAAGAAACTCCAGGGATGGGATTGCAGCTCTTGGATTGCTACAGAAG GCTGTGGAAGGCCTTCTGGATGCCACTAGCGGGGCTGATAATGACTTGCTTCTTCGGTATCGGgagtgccacctgctggttctTAAGGCCCTCCAGGATGGGCGTGCATACGGACCGCAGTGGTGCAACAAACAGATCACCAG GTGTCTAATTGAATGCCGGGATGAGTACAAGTACAATGTTGAGGCAGTGGAGCTTTTGATCCGAAACCATCTTGTGAATATGCAGCAGTATGATTTGCATCTGGCCCAG TCGATGGAGAATGGACTTCACTACATGGCGGTGGCGTTTGCCATGCAGTTAGTGAAGCTGCTGCTGGTGGACGAACGCAGTGTCAGCCATGTAACCGAAGCGGACCTCTTCCACACCATTGAGACCTTAATGAGGACATGTGCTCACTCTCGAGCAAATGCGCCAGAAGG TCTTCCCCAGTTGATGGATGTTGTCCGCTCCAACTATGAGGCCATGATTGATCGGGCCCACGGCGGCCCAAACTTCATGATGCACtctgggatctcccaggcgTCGGAGTACGACGATCCTCCCGGCCTGAGGGAGAAGGCCGAGTATCTCTTGAGGGAGTGGGTCAACCTTTACCACTCGGCAGCCGCTGGCCGGGACAGCACCAAAGCGTTCTCTGCATTTGTTGGCCAG ATGCACCAGCAGGGTATTCTGAAGACGGACGACCTAATCACGCGCTTCTTCCGCCTGTGCACCGAGATGTGTGTGGAGATCAGTTACCGCGCGCAAGCTGAACAGCAGCACAACCCAGCAGCCAGTGCAGCCATCATCAGAGCAAAGTGCTACCACAACCTGGACGCCTTTGTTCGACTCATAGCCCTGCTTGTCAAACATTCTGGAGAGGCTTCCAACACTGTGACCAAGATCAACCTCCTCAACAAG GTGCTGGGAATCGTCGTTGGGGTGTTGATCCAGGATCACGATGTCCGCCACACAGAATTCCAGCAGCTGCCCTACCACCGCATTTTCATCATGCTACTGTTGGAGCTCAATGCTCCCGAGCACGTCCTGGAGACCATCAACTTCCAGACGCTCACCGCCTTCTG CAACACCTTCCACATCCTGAGGCCCACCAAGGCCCCAGGTTTTGTGTACGCTTGGCTTGAACTGATCTCTCATCGCATCTTCATCGCCCGCATGCTTGCGCACACGCCACAGCAGAAG GGTTGGCCGATGTACGCACAGTTGCTTATTGATCTCTTCAAGTACCTGGCACCTTTCCTGAGGAATGTAGAGCTCAACAAACCTATGCAAATCCTCTACAAG GGCACGCTGAGGGTACTGCTGGTCCTGTTGCACGACTTCCCAGAGTTCTTGTGCGATTACCATTATGGGTTCTGTGACGTGATCCCACCCAATTGCATTCAGCTGCGCAACCTCATCCTGAGTGCCTTTCCACGCAACATGAGGCTCCCCGACCCTTTCACGCCCAATCTCAAG GTGGACATGCTGAGCGAGATCAACATCGCTCCTCGCATCCTCACCAACTTCACAGCCGTCATGCCTTCCCAGTTCAAGAAGGATCTGGACTCGTATCTGAAAACGCGTTCGCCGGTCACTTTCCTCTCAGAGCTGCGCAGTAATCTACAG GTATCCAACGAGCCAGGAAACCGCTACAACATCCAGCTGATAAACGCGTTAGTGTTGTATGTGGGCACGCAGGCCATCGCGCACATCCACAACAAGGGCAGCACACCCTCCATGAGCACCATCACTCACTCTGCACACATGGACATCTTCCAGAATTTGGCTGTGGACCTGGACACAGAGG GACGTTACTTGTTCTTGAACGCCATCGCCAACCAGCTACGCTACCCGAACAGCCACACGCATTACTTCAGCTGCACCATGCTCTATCTGTTTGCTGAGGCAAACACTGAGGCCATCCAGGAGCAGATCACCAG GGTCCTGTTGGAGAGGCTGATTGTGAACCGGCCTCACCCGTGGGGTCTCCTCATCACCTTCATCGAGCTCATCAAGAATCCCGCCTTCAAGTTCTGGAGCCATGACTTTGTGCACTGTGCCCCTGAGATTGAAAA GTTGTTCCAGTCGGTGGCTCAGTGCTGCATGGGTCAGAAGCAAGCCCAGCAGGTGATGGAAGGAACCGGTGCCAGCTAG